The following coding sequences lie in one Candidatus Neptunochlamydia sp. REUL1 genomic window:
- a CDS encoding glycoside hydrolase family 3 protein: protein MYKVFILFAFFFASLYGGWAEKTLSELSIQEKIGQLIVVPACPRYESETLRKTLQSYHIGGILVKQGHPLQQIPFLNTLQSEAKIPLLCTGDAEWGLGMRMEDTLSFPKNGILGLHPEKIEEVGAWIGKQCHQVGIHLNFAPVVDVNNNSDNPIIGVRSFGADPEAVASCSISMIKGMHKGGVLTCAKHFPGHGDTDVDSHKGLPRIPHSRDHLEKIEFVPFKKAIDSGVDAIMTGHLMLPALDPESLATLSIPIVTDLLQKEWGFQGLVVTDALNMKALSEHYSTGEIAVKALLAGHDLLLYGAHRYDDVHVILTELVPCVVEALMQVPQEVLDPHVLKVLQAKEKLGLHENRVTEFSESLMSELHHPDAINLIKSMSLN from the coding sequence ATGTATAAAGTTTTTATTTTGTTCGCATTTTTTTTCGCCTCTCTCTACGGAGGATGGGCAGAAAAGACTCTGTCTGAGCTTTCAATTCAAGAAAAAATTGGTCAATTGATCGTTGTTCCAGCCTGTCCTCGCTATGAAAGCGAGACCCTTCGTAAAACACTTCAGAGCTACCACATTGGGGGAATTTTAGTGAAACAGGGGCACCCGCTTCAACAAATTCCTTTCCTCAATACCCTTCAAAGTGAGGCAAAAATCCCTCTTCTATGCACCGGTGATGCCGAGTGGGGGCTAGGGATGCGGATGGAAGATACCCTCTCTTTTCCTAAAAATGGGATCCTTGGCCTTCATCCCGAAAAAATCGAAGAAGTCGGAGCCTGGATTGGAAAGCAATGTCATCAAGTAGGGATTCATCTAAATTTTGCTCCTGTTGTCGATGTCAACAATAATTCCGACAATCCTATCATCGGAGTGCGCTCATTCGGTGCAGATCCCGAAGCTGTTGCCTCTTGCAGCATTTCCATGATCAAAGGGATGCATAAAGGCGGTGTTTTGACCTGTGCAAAACATTTTCCTGGACATGGCGACACCGACGTTGATTCCCATAAAGGGCTTCCGCGGATTCCCCATTCTCGTGATCATTTAGAAAAAATCGAGTTTGTTCCCTTTAAAAAAGCCATTGATTCAGGCGTAGATGCGATCATGACAGGGCACCTTATGCTTCCTGCACTTGATCCCGAGTCTCTCGCAACACTTTCTATCCCCATCGTTACGGACCTTCTACAAAAAGAATGGGGCTTTCAAGGACTTGTCGTGACTGATGCTCTGAATATGAAAGCGCTCAGTGAGCATTATTCTACCGGAGAAATCGCTGTCAAAGCGCTCCTTGCAGGGCACGATCTTCTCCTTTATGGCGCGCATCGTTATGATGATGTGCATGTCATCTTAACCGAGCTGGTTCCGTGTGTGGTTGAAGCTTTAATGCAGGTTCCTCAGGAGGTGTTAGATCCTCATGTTTTAAAAGTTCTTCAGGCAAAAGAAAAGCTCGGCCTCCATGAAAATAGAGTTACCGAGTTTTCAGAAAGCTTAATGAGCGAGCTACACCATCCCGATGCCATCAACCTCATCAAATCGATGAGCCTCAATTAA